ATAACAAGGCTGACTTTGCTGGAAGACTACCTAGATCTGAGATCAATGCCTGGTGGTCTGTTTAAAGGCTGCACATGCTGTCTGAAATTACTTGAGAACATGATTGTTCTAAGGATTTTCTTAATTGTCTCACTCTTTAAACAGTAGTTGAGTACACTTTCACCAGTGAAAATCAAAGTTAGTTCACAGACTTTATAACACAGAATCCATGTAGGTAGTAAGAAATATTATCAAGATATTAATCTATAAAGATTGTGATATACTAATAGATTAATATCTTATGAAGTATGCCTTTAAAAAGTAAGGTGAGATCACTCATATTGTATCACAATAAAACATACCCAAAGACACTAAAACATCCTTTAGCTATATGTGATCTAGAAGGCCACCTATGCAAAGCAAGTATGTTATTGATCTATTTATTTAGAATGGTGACACAATGTAATTATCATATTCATTGTTATACATCGACTTTGCAAGAATACTTGCAGTATCTGAAGTGCAGTCATATCAGATCCACTGTAGACCCCTATTAGATAGAAATTATACTCATGCACCATATGTAGTACTATATGTAGTACTGGTTGACAGATCCAAGAGAACATGCACTATGTTTCTATGAGTTTGTTTATCTGAATATGAAACATGGTGGAACTTCCCACCTTTCTTTAGAGGAAATgggagaataaaatatttcaagctaCTGGAATTTAACAACAAACTATATAGCAGACTGTCCCTCTCAGTTTGTAACTTTCCTGACCTTTTTGAACTTAATTGAAAACACCACATGTTATTTAAAAACGAGGAATTCTAACATATTAGTAATAGCAATGAAAGCTTGATAGAATTTAAATGGCAAAACTATCTCTGAACATGGCTTTCAGCAAAATTGGAAACTCTTCTGTGCCGAGTTTAGAAAACTTGGACATTATCATCCTTATTGTAACTTGATGAATGGCTGCAGtatgactttaaaaatgtgttatttgcAACAGCAGAATAACCTTCAGTTTCACACTATAAAGGAAGTTTATAACAAAACAGCGACTGTAAGTTCGTAATAGCAACTGTGCATTACTAacaaagtaatatatttttattatttaatagcTTTATATGGGAAGCCTGAATTGATTAGTTTTGAATCATATTCTTTGTGTgctaaaatttcaaatattgttgaaaaaaaaaatcagaattgtaACTTTTTTATCCCCCTCCGCTATACAGGGACAAGATACATTTCAAAGATGACTTTAAACTCACTGCCCATTTTTCTGGTGTTGATTAGTGGCATTTTTTGCCAATATGACTATGGTCCTGCAGATGATTATGGTTATGATCCTTTTGGGCCATCCTCAGCAGTGTGTGCCCCAGAATGTAATTGTCCTTTAAGCTACCCTACTGCAATGTATTGTGACAATCTTAAACTGAAAACCATTCCAATTGTACCAAGTGGAATAAAATACCTTTATCTTCGAAACAATATGATTGAGGGCattgaagaaaacacatttgataATGTAACAGACCTACAGTGGCTGATCCTAGATCACAACCATTTGGAAAATTCAAAAATTAAGGGAAGAGTCTTCTCTAAACTAAAGCATTTGAAGAAACTTCACATTAATTACAACAATTTGACTGAAGCTGTTGGACCACTCCCCAAAACTCTGGATGACCTGCAATTAAGTCACAACAAGATCACAAAAGTTAATCCCGGTGCACTTGAGGGGCTGGCAAATCTGACTGTCATTCACCTCCAGAACAACCAGCTGAAAGCAGATTCTATTTCTGGGGCTTTTAAAGGCCTGAATTCACTTTTGTATCTTGACTTAAGCTTCAATCGACTCACAAAGCTACCAACAGGACTGCCTCATTCCTTGCTTATGCTGTATTTTGACAATAACCAGATCTCCAACATTCCTGATGAGTATTTCCAAGGTTTTAAAACCCTGCAATATTTACGTTTATCCCACAATAAATTAACAGATTCTGGAATACCAGGCAATGTCTTCAATATCACATCACTGGTTGAGTTGGATCTCTCCTTCAATCAACTGAAGAGCATTCCAACTGTCAGTGAGAATCTTGAAAACTTCTACCTCCAAGTCAACAAAATTAACAGTGAGttaaatttgcatattttctttacCACTTACCACTATCTAGACACTAATGGTTGATGCAAGTATCTGGAAGAGTAGTTCAAccagtttaaataaatgttactgGCTAGCATTTCTCTTACTGTTGCTCATATTGATATTAAAAGACAGACATTTAGCTATGCAAATTAATCTTAAAGACacaatattctgttttcatatatatatggttATTATTTGCCAAATACTCATCTCAGGTACACTGAAGTACCTCCATCAAAGTCAATGGAGTGCACATAtacaatttagaaaacaaacaaacaaacaaacaaacaaaactctggGAAAAGTTTAATCAGTGTGGAGGATAGTCATAATTTGTAAGTCAACAAAAAGATAGCTGAGAGTCAAACTACAGTATGTGCAACCTTTCAGAAGAGTGTCAGTGAAAGtgctggaggggaggagagaaggagaggacaATAAATTCATAAGGTACTAGGCACAAGGCACAATGAAAAAGAGACAATGAAGcagcttatatatatatatatatatatatatatacatattattttttctcccctttcctccccttcccccttaCAGACAGTATTTTTCCAAACCCATCTTGAAATCCTGATCCTGttgctttctattttcattcCCATTTTCCACATCATATGATTAGTTGTCAAGTTTGTCTCCATGCAAgcacaattttaaaacagttccTTCTAAAATCAATAACAGCCACACCTTGTACGAGATAATGGAGGTTTCTACTGAGACAGAGCTTTTAGAAGGCTGTCCTAATCCTGGGATGGGAGGGAGATACTGTAGAGCTGGGCAGACCCCATCTTCATGTCAGAAGCTCTCCAGCTGGATCTCTGTCAACAGTGGCCTCTCATGGAGAGGTAGTATGGTCAAATACAGCATTTCTGCTAGAAGACTTACATCATCCTGCTAGCTAGCATAAACTATAAACCATAAAATCCTCATCTGCCTGTCTGTATCCATCGGGGATCTAGGATATCAGTGTTAgctaagaaacatttttttccttactcaaTACAGACTTGGCCTttgcagcaaaatattttaattgttatcTTACCAGGGAGAAGGCAAGACCTTTGTTTGTTATTTACTCTTTCGCATGTTCCTCAATATTATGATTTTTTCCCTATATctcatttccttattttgaagaaggaaaaaaaaatgaattaatgctTTCCATGTGAGGTACTACATACAGCAACCTGTAGAACTCTTTCAGATACTCTCTCTTTCCTAAAAGAGCTGTTGATATTTAATTTCTCCTGAGATAAATGAGGCAATTTTAACTGATTAGAATGGCTGTTCTGAGCCTTCTGCAAGATACCCAGGTACCAACTTTGCTTTCTATTCATGTTTCCAAGGACTTCTGAACAACCATGACAGCAATACACTTTTCAATGAAAGCTGTATTTCCAAAATACTGGTCAGCAGGAGAGGGTGACAGTGTAAGGAGTAGGACTGGCTACTGCTGCACTTTCATTGCTACCATATGGACTGATGCAAGAGAGCTCTAATTTACTCTTttgcctgaaaaagaaatgtagcagATTTTCTTAATAGATTTCCTTGGCTATCTAATTTGACAGGCACAATATTGTGTTCCCTAATATACTAATAATCAATGTGGGACAAGCAATAAGCATTTCCTTTTAAGGAGATACTATTTATGTGCTGAGCAAAACCTTTGCAGTTCTTTATTCATTACACTTAAACGACAGTTTTGAGTGTTTAGTCTTTCCAAAAATTCACTTGATTGCCCTTTGAACCCCAAACAAATAACATGTTgcttattaataaaatattctcattttccagAGGTTTGTGTAAGGATGGCTGTAAACAAAGTCAGCTTCCCTTCCATACTATGGCTCATGGTACTCATATACTCTGAAAGGGAGACTGCTGTTTTAGGTCTCATGATAATCTGTCCTAAAAGGTATAAGTGCTTACATAGCTTAAAGTTTTCACTTATACTGAATGCTagcataaatatatttctgcagagtttttcatttgctgttgtCTCCCGTTCTCTCA
This genomic window from Cygnus olor isolate bCygOlo1 chromosome 1, bCygOlo1.pri.v2, whole genome shotgun sequence contains:
- the LUM gene encoding lumican codes for the protein MTLNSLPIFLVLISGIFCQYDYGPADDYGYDPFGPSSAVCAPECNCPLSYPTAMYCDNLKLKTIPIVPSGIKYLYLRNNMIEGIEENTFDNVTDLQWLILDHNHLENSKIKGRVFSKLKHLKKLHINYNNLTEAVGPLPKTLDDLQLSHNKITKVNPGALEGLANLTVIHLQNNQLKADSISGAFKGLNSLLYLDLSFNRLTKLPTGLPHSLLMLYFDNNQISNIPDEYFQGFKTLQYLRLSHNKLTDSGIPGNVFNITSLVELDLSFNQLKSIPTVSENLENFYLQVNKINKFPLSSFCKVVGPLTYSKITHLRLDGNNLTRADLPQEMYNCLRVAAEISLE